DNA from Thermococcus argininiproducens:
CCCGAGGTAAATGTGGTGAAGTTCATCAACGGAGATAGGGAATTGCCAGCATTACTTTCAGAATACAAGAAAGTCTACGAGAAGCTAGTAAGTGAAAAGTTTACTGTTGCGTTCTTGTTGGGGGTTGAGAGGTACGTTATTTTAAGAAGAAATGATGCAATCAAACTTGTCAGTATTCTTGGAGCTTTTGTGGGAGACACTCGCAGAATAGCATTTTATTTTGTAAATAAGGACATATTGGAGGGTATTATTCCAAATCCATTAACTATGCTTGAGGAGCTTGCTACAACAATAATAGAGCTCGAAAAAGAGAGGGGGAGGATAAGACTTTGTATTACCAAAGCACTTAATCCTGAGCTTGACGGCCAAGAAATTGTAATCTAACTTATCTTGAATCCTTTTACTATTCTTCTTTTAGACATTAAAAGCAAAATATTGGTTAATGGTGCAGTTACCCTTGCTACAATACTTATGGTTGTTTCTCTGGAGCCCAATAATTACTGACCTTTTCCCTGCTCTGACATGCGAGGCTTTTTATGGCATAATAACATTCAAAAGCATGAGGCTTTATTCCTCAATAACTTACAAATTTTCAAAAATTTTCGGATTTTTTGTAGTTTTTCTCATGTTTTTACATAAATATTAGAGATTTTACAATATCCAGCAGTAGATATTCATAAAATATTTAAGGAATTAATTATTAAATAAAGTCATAATGGTGAGTCATATGGAGCAGATCATCAGTAAGATTTGGGATTCAATAAAATGGGGAGAGAGTGTGCTAATAGAACATGATTCACTAACGAGTCCAGTAGCAGGATTTTATCATTTATTAACCTGGAGTAAAAGAAAAGATTATGATATTCTTATTGATGATGTTCTGGACACTCTTTACTTGTACAAAACCCATTTAGAGTTGGCCGGCTTTGATACGAGCATTTTAAATGATATTAAAGTGATAAAGGCCGGAGGTAGGTTTGAAGTTGGCCAAGTTCTTGACCGTATTGCAATTAACGAGCCAGTTATTAGAGAGAGCGAATATAAGAAAATCCTTGACTCTGTATCAATAGGCGACAAGGTGATTAATCCGGTTTTAGGCTTTGAAAAGCTTTTATTGCTAGCTGAATCCAAGCAAGATAGTTTGGCCACCATAAATACTGTCCTCTCCTTCACTGGGACAAAGAGAATAGCATTTTATTTTGCCAATATTAGTCTCCTGAAAACAGGTACCCCACACACCCTCCCACTGTTTGAGGAGGTTGTAACTACAGTAATTAAAATCAGAAAGAAAGGAAGGAAGCTTTCATTTAGTGTTGTAAAGTCAATAAATAACAAAATTGACGGCCTAGAAGTTACAATATAATGGCCTATTTCCACCAAAAATACTTTCCAGTAATGGAAGAAATACTGTTAATAGGCCTGTTACTTGTATATAAAAACCTTTGACTCTCTTTTTCAGCTTTATTTTATGGAGGCCAGCATTTGAAGTTCTAACATTTTACTTATAAGTTAGAACGTTTGAGTTAGAAGTTTTATACGTGACATTTAAAGAAAGAATAGAACCTTAGAGACCTTCCTAAAGATCTTACTGCTATCTGAAAGCATTGCCCTTCAAGATAGGTAGAGGTCAGGAACAGGGAATGTCAAGCCGACTAGAACTCAAAAAATTCTGTCTGTCCTCAACTCTTGTGTGGACAATCTAATCCCCTTTACTTTTCAACACTGCAGGTTCAAACATTAGCACATAGGATGATTCCAAGGCCCTAGGACAGTGTTCAATGCCCTTTGGCACCACTGCCATTTCACCTTCATGTAAAATTATGTCAGGCTGATCCCTTAACTGGATCACTATGCTTCCCCTATAAACATAGAAAAGCTCGTCTTCATTTGTGTGTTTGTGCCAGTGATATTCTCCCTCGAAAAGGGCCATTCTGATCACATACTCGTTAACTCTTGCTATTTCGATTGGGGACCATGGCTTGTCA
Protein-coding regions in this window:
- a CDS encoding DUF257 family protein, producing MEQIISKIWDSIKWGESVLIEHDSLTSPVAGFYHLLTWSKRKDYDILIDDVLDTLYLYKTHLELAGFDTSILNDIKVIKAGGRFEVGQVLDRIAINEPVIRESEYKKILDSVSIGDKVINPVLGFEKLLLLAESKQDSLATINTVLSFTGTKRIAFYFANISLLKTGTPHTLPLFEEVVTTVIKIRKKGRKLSFSVVKSINNKIDGLEVTI
- a CDS encoding DUF257 family protein produces the protein MVMWEVFTKLNPGEVVLVEYSSKVNPLPVFAEIIKWANARGYQILITDLLNRLELCLRYMKIGKSECKALEKAKVVEIGYREPPEVNVVKFINGDRELPALLSEYKKVYEKLVSEKFTVAFLLGVERYVILRRNDAIKLVSILGAFVGDTRRIAFYFVNKDILEGIIPNPLTMLEELATTIIELEKERGRIRLCITKALNPELDGQEIVI
- a CDS encoding cupin domain-containing protein — encoded protein: MIPKINLENKLKELDKPWSPIEIARVNEYVIRMALFEGEYHWHKHTNEDELFYVYRGSIVIQLRDQPDIILHEGEMAVVPKGIEHCPRALESSYVLMFEPAVLKSKGD